The genome window ACTCTTCCTAAGAACCCCCCAGACTTCATTCGGGCCCCAGCCTTGCTTTTTCTTGCCACAGATTTACCCACCACCTCCCCATTCCCACGCTCCCCTCTCTTACCCTCCTGGGTGTGTCGTCCTGTGGTTGTTTTTCCCCCTTGGCAATTCCATAGCCTCTCAACTTTTCTCTCCCGTTCCCCAAGGAAACACGCCCTAAACTGCCACCGCATGAAGCCTGCTCTCTTTAGCGTCCTGTGTGAAATCAAGGAGAAAACTGGTATGTGAGTTCCCTCCTCCAATTCCTCAACTCTGGGGACAGAACCCTGTTCCCTGGAGAGCTTAGACTAAGAGTTTTGACAGCTTGGGCCCCTGAGGAAAGTGTGGGTTAGGAAGATTGCTAAGGGGGGCTTGGGAGGGAACCCACGCCTGGAGACTTGAGTCTCCAGGTGGCCCCAGGAGGGCTGAGAGCTGGggtgtggggtccctgggtccctaAGTCCGCTCGCCTGCATGCTAGGCCTCAGCATTCGAAGCTCCCAAGAGGAGGAGCCTGTGGATCCACAGCTGATGCGCTTGGACAACATGCTTCTGGCAGAGGGTGTGGCTGGGCCTGAGAAAGGGGGTGGCTCAGCGGCTGCAGCTGCCGCCGCTGCAGCCTCCGGGGGTGGAGTGTCCCCTGACAACTCCATCGAACACTCGGACTATCGCAGCAAACTTGCCCAGATCCGCCACATTTACCACTCGGAGCTGGAGAAATATGAGCAGGTGAGGAGAAGAAGCTGGAGTGGGTGGAGGGAGAGGCTCTTAAGGGGGATGCCCAGGGCCAAAGGGCTCCTGCTCACCAAGCCTCGGGCCCCTGCTGCAGGCGTGTAACGAGTTCACAACCCACGTCATGAACCTGCTGAGGGAGCAGAGCCGCACGCGGCCTGTGGCACCCAAGGAGATGGAGCGCATGGTGAGCATCATCCACCGGAAGTTCAGCGCCATCCAGATGCAACTCAAGCAGAGCACCTGCGAGGCCGTCATGATCCTACGTTCCCGCTTCCTGGACGCCAGGTGGGGCCCAGGGCCCCCAACCGGCCCCCAGCACCCAGCTCCTTCCCATTCTTCTCCGAGCCTCGGGGCCACCGTGTTGCATAGCACAACACTCTGCTCCGTGACACTGGTACCCTCTGAAGTGAATCAACAGGATTGCCCGGCCAGGACACCAACACCCTCCTCACCACCCCCTCTCTCCTCTATAGACGGAAACGCCGTAACTTCAGCAAACAGGCCACAGAGGTTCTGAATGAGTATTTCTACTCCCACCTGAGTAACCCATACCCTAGTGAGGAGGCTAAGGAGGAGCTCGCCAAGAAGTGCGGAATCACTGTCTCTCAGGTACCGGGGAGGCTTGGGGAGGCGTTTGGAGGGCACAAAGCTCTAACTAAGGTGTTCACAGAGGGACGGGTTTCCCACCTGACCCTGCTTTTTGCCCACCACCCCGCAGGTCTCTAACTGGTTTGGCAACAAGCGGATTCGCTATAAGAAAAACATTGGAAAGTTCCAAGAGGAGGCAAACATCTATGCCGTCAAGACCGCCGTGTCGGTCACCCAGGGAGGCCACAGCCGCACCAGCTCCCCGACACCCCCTTCCTCCGCAGGTGGATCCCGCTGCCACCCTGGCTGGCTCTTCTGCATGCTCCCTGCTTTTGTTCCCACTTCTTGTTTAGGCAGGATCAGAGCAGAAAGAGGGGGCCTTCTGGGGTGAGAGAGACCAAGCTTGTCAGATGGGTGGggatgtgtgggggtggggggcgaggcCACTCCAGTGAAGTTACTTCTGCCTTTCTTCCAGCAAATGGCCAGGGGAGGCTCAGAAACAGCCTGCTCCTTCTGAGTGTTGCCATATTGTTTTGTGGATAATTTGGGTATGGTGGCACACCTCCACCAAGCTAGTCCAGGGCACTCTTTGAAAACTGAGAGCTGCGGGGAGTCTCCCATCTGCCATCACAGGCTCTGCTACACTCTTCCCTACTTCCCCCTCTGCTCCCCCAAGGCTCTGGCGGCTCTTTCAATCTCTCAGGATCCGGTGACATGTTTCTGGGGATGCCCGGGCTCAACGGAGATTCCTACTCTGCCtcccaggtcaggtggtccatcGCGCCTTGAGTAGGGCTTTTTCAAACTCAGTTTCCCTACTTTTGGATCTGAAAGTCTTTTCTTCCAACTTTCTCACTGTGTCCTATCCTCTGTTGCCTGCAGGTGGAATCACTCCGACACTCAATGGGGCCAGGGGGCTACGGGGATAACCTCGGGGGAGGCCAGATGTACAGCCCTCGGGAAATGAGGGTGAGTAAGCACCTGAAGCCCCTCTCCTCACCTctcactggggtgggggtgaggggggcgtTTTCCCCGGCAGCGCTGGCCCCTGTGCTGGGTTTCTCAAAGCCCTACCCCAgctgtctgtctctttttttccccaggcaAATGGCGGCTGGCAGGAGGCTGTCACCCCGTCCTCAGTGACATCCCCGACAGAGGGACCAGGGAGCGTTCATTCGGACACTTCCAACTGATCTTGCCCCTCAGGGCCAACGGGTGGGGGCTCACAAGGCAACTTTTGAAGAGGATACAGGCATCCGGAGGACAAAACCCAGACACGGGAGAAGCACAAGACAAGAGAAGGGCAGATGGGGCCGTCCCCTCCCCGGCCAGATTCTGTCAGTGCTGGGGGTGCCGACGACATGGCAGGGAAGATGGGGGTCCCCTCAGGGGAGAGTGGGGTCTGTCtaccccttttttctttcttttatttttcctccccttttctctctcacagaaacacacacaccctgtttttcagatctttcctcttctttctctctcataaACACACCGACAActattctgtttctctctctctgtctgtctgtgggctcccccactctccctcccccaccccacttatCTGCTCTGGGATCTGTGGAGACGCCAGCCCTGCCCAACCAGAGATGCCAAAAATGGGGACATGACTTCTGGACAGAGGACATGGGCCACGCCCCCTGtgcccccccacctcctgcccctccaGACGGCTTTTATTACCTCATACGCAGCTCATCTTAAACCAATAGAATCGCTCGGTGGACGAGAGTGTCTGACTCAGATATCTACCTCGGAGGGAGTTTCTGCTACTTTAGGGAATTGTTGACTGGGCTTTggggttgaatttttttttttttttttttaaggaaagaaaaaattaacccTGGGTTCCATCTGtagtttttttaattcttattttgggggattttggtggtggtggtggttcttaatttttaatttagtttggggaagtagatgtttttataaataatgttgatttttttttttttttttaagtttcttcctttcccatattAGGGGTAATAGCCAAAGGGGTCATGATAAGAGAAAGGGGAACAAATAGGCCTGCCTGGCTCCAGTCCTGTCCATCAGGAAGTAACATTTAGCAGAGCATCAAGCCTGCTCCCcgccccgccacacacacacaatcacttAGGTGTTCTCCTTTGCTTATAAAGTCACTTAGGTGTCCTTTGCTCATGTGGGCAGCTTTCTGCTGCATTTAGCATGGAGGTAGTCGGGCTTGCTCTGTTGGCCTATCCCCCCTCTTCCTACATCCCTTGGGCAGGGCTGGACTCAGTAATTTTGAGCAAATGACACATCTAAAATCCTTTTTTTATTAAACTACTATTTACAGATTGGAGGAGGAAGAATGGGGAGGGGGTTATTGCCAAATATGTTAAATATGGGTtggggtgtttgtgtgtgtattgccctcagtttccccagataTGAGGTATCTTTTTTTCTCAGTCCAAAATCaagagggtggggggagagaggaaggaggctgcAAACAGCCAGGTATGAGGGAAGGTAAAATCATCATCCCGAACCCTCGGCCCTGAACCCTACCATCTGAACCCCTCAAACATCCTCAGGCGTTTATAAGACTGTCACAGTGGGGAACCCCTCCCCTCAAAAGATCCAGGCAGGATTCCGGGGGGTAGGTTGGGAgtgtggtgggtgggggtgggaggcatgGGCTGGGGGCAGTTCTCTCCTCACTTGTAAACTTGtagtttcacagaaaaaaaaaaacaaccacagttttaaataaagaaatttctttttttcctgggttTAGTTGAGAATTCTTTTCAAAAACATGAGAAaccccagaaaaaaattttttttctttctcagaaaaccCTAAATAGGtgctccctgctccccaccccacccaggtcTTCCAGTTTTTCCCTCACCACCCAGGCCCCAGGTttcacccctgcctcctgggaaacagCCAGGCCTGAACCCTGTTGCCTCGCAACCTTGCTTAGTCATCCAATAGCCTTCAGTGGACTGGTGGAATAGGTTTGGGGTCCTGAGGGGTGAGAGACCCTAGGAGAtgcactccccacccccatggaTGTGGCTGTGCCCAGAGGCTGGCAGTGCCCTGGGGTGGGGTGACAATTGTTTCTCCTAGTACCTGAAGGACTCTTGAATTTGAATTCCTAGCATTCCCTGTGACGGGACGGGggagatgggggcaggggagagggtaCAAGCCCCACCTAGGGTGGTGTCCCCAGCAGCAAGGGGCAGACAGAGCCAGGAGCCTGGGAAGGAAGCAGGATGGCAGCAGGGGCAGCGGTCAGAGCCTGGATGCTAGTCCTCAGCCTGTGGGGTGAGCCACTCCCCCACCACCAACCCTCCCCGCAGAAGGCACCCCGCCCCGTCCCCAAATCTCCCCCCCAGCTTTCCAGGAACCTGGTTACCGCTTTCCAGTCTCCCTCATCCTCCCTGTTCTAGTCTTACCAGCTCCCATCTCCCTGCCCTCCATCGTGGTGCTGTCTCCCAGGGGCAGTCACAGGGGACCAAAACATCACAGCCCGGATCGGGAAGCCACTGGTGCTGAACTGCAAGGGAGCCCCCAAGAAACCACCCCAGCAGCTGGAATGGAAACTGGTAAGTGGGGCTCCTGTGTCTCCACTTCTGGGTACACTAGTGAGATTCGTGTCCCCTCCCGCCCACCTCCCTTTTTCATCAGTCCTTTCCCAAAGGGCCTGCACTGTTGAGGcccctctcctctgcccccagaACACAGGCCGGACAGAAGCTTGGAAGGTCCTGTCTCCCCAGGGAGACCCCTGGGATAGCGTGGCTCGGGTCCTCCCCAACGGCTCCCTCCTCCTGCCGGCTGTTGGGATCCAGGATGAGGGGACTTTCCGGTGCCGGGCAACGAGCCGGAGCGGAAAGGAGACCAAGTCTAACTACCGAGTCCGAGTCTATCGTAAGGGTTCCCAGGACCTCTTCACCACCCACCTCTCATCTAAGGAAAAGCCTTCGACCCCAGCCCTGACTCCTTGGCCCTGGCCTGGGAGAACTTGACTTCAGCTGCCCCCATTCCCACACCCAGGGTGTGAGAATCTTCAAAGCTGTGGCCTCTGATAGGAATTTTCCCTCCTTCAGAGATTCCTGGGAAGCCAGAAATTGTTGATCCTGCCTCTGAACTCATGGCTGGTGTCCCCAGTAAGGTAGAGGATGAAAAGGGGAGATATGGAAAGGGGTCCtgaggatgggaggggagtgtagctgtgtgtgtgtgtgtgtgtgtgtgtgtgtgtgtgtgactcagttgtgtctgactctttgcaaccccatggactgtagcccgccaggctcctctatccatgggatactctgggcaagaatactggagtggcttgccagttccttttccaggggatcttcctgacctaggaatcgaacctgggtctcccacattgcaggcagattctttaccctctgagccactggatTCTCTTATTTCCAGAGATGATGAAGTTGATTTTTCCCCAGGTGGGGACATGTGTGTCCGAGGGGGGCTACCCTGCAGGGACTCTTAGCTGGCACTTGGATGGGAAAACTCTGATTCCTGATGGCAAAGGTGAGTCCCAGAGTCTCCCCTCCCAGCTGCCTTCTTTGTGAGCCCTCTCCCACACCCACCCTGGAATGTCTCAACTTGTCTTCCCCCAACCACAGGAGTGTCCGTGAAGGAAGAGACCAAGAGACACCCGGAGACAGGGCTTTTCACACTCCATTCGGAGCTGATGGTGACCCCAGCTCGGGGAGGAGCTCTCCACTCCACCTTCTCCTGTAGCTTCACCCCTGGCCTTCCCCGGCGCCGAGCCCTGCACACGGCCCCCATCCAGCTCAGGGTCTGGAGTGAGCGCCAAGGTGGGGAGGGCCCCAGCGTGGGTGAGCACATGTCGGAATGTATGACCCTGAGGAAGGGGAGGGTTCAGCCCGTGGCCACTGGGACCACACACAGGTAAGACTCTCAGCCCCGTCACCTTCCCACCCCCAGACACTGTGCCACTGGAGGAAGTCCAGTTGGTGGTAGAGCCAGAAGGGGGAGCAGTAGCTCTTGGTGGGACCGTGACCTTGACCTGTGaagcccctgcccagcccccacctcaAATCCACTGGATCAAGGATGTGAGTGACCCGAGAGGGGGCTGGCAGGTAGCAAGATACATAATTGTCAATTCGGAAGGCAGGGTGGGAGCCTGGAGCTCTTTCTCTTCCACAATCATGGAGAGAGAGGCAGGCCAGGAGGTACAAGGGTATCTGAGCCTGTGGAGGTGAGGACAGAAGTATGGGATGTGTGGACAGGGGGTTTAATAGTCTCctgtccctccttcccccaccagggaaggcccctgccccttccccctgGCCCCGTGCTGCTCCTCCCAGAGGTAGGGCCGGAGGACCAGGGAACCTACAGTTGTGTGGCCACCCATCCCAGCCATGGGCCCCAGGAGAGCAGTGCAGTCAGCATCAGCATTATCGGTGAGACCTCCCTCTGAGTCCCAGGCCAACCCTGAGGCTGGCTGAGGGACAGTGCAGGCCCCAGTTCCCCACCCTACACTAGCAGTGTCCCCAAgagccaccccaccccaccctcaatGCAGCCACACCCAGGCCTCCTCTGCCCGACACAACCCAAGAGAACAGCCTGGTCCTTTAAGGGACGCACTGGGGTTCCCACAAAATAACAGTCTTCCAAACTGAAGCCTTCCCTTCTGACCTTGTTTTCCAGAAACAGGCGAGGAGGGGACGACTGCAGGTGAGGGGATTGGATAAAGGCAAAGAGAAGCAGATGGGCCTCACAGGACTGAGGGGCTGGTCAACCAGAAAGGAACTGTGAGTGGTGGGGCCGTGCCCTCAGTTGTCCCCATCTCCATACAGGCTCTGTGGAAGGGCCGGGGCTGGAAACCCTAGCCCTGACCCTGGGGATCCTGGGAGGCCTGGGGACAGTTGCCCTGCTCATCGGGGTCATCATGTGGCATCGAAGGCGGCAACGAAGAGGACAGGAGAGGTGAGTGGAGGAAACCAGACACCTCAGACTGAGAACTGCCAGGCAGGAAGCAGGGGTGTGGGGATAAGAAATGATGGCGTGCTGGAAACCGTGTGCAGATTCTCCCCAATCCTCCTCCCCAGGAAGGTCCCGGAAaaccaggaggaggaagaggaggagcgAGCGGAACTGAACcagccagaggagcctgaggcaGCAGAGAGCAGCACAGGAGGGCCTTGAGGAGCCCACGACCACACCCCATCCATCAGCCCCCTTTTCTTTTCCCACACTGTTCCAACTGTTCTGGCCCCAGACCAGTTCTCCCCTGTATAATCTTTAGCCCACCTCCCCCAAACTTTCTTCCACAACCAGAGCCTCCCACAAAAAGTGATGAGTAAACACCTGCCACATTTGCTGTTGTGTGCTGTGTGATGCCCTCTCCCCCATGCTTCCCCGCACCACACCAACATCTGCTCAAGTTGGGGAGAAGATGCTCCTGTCGTGAAAGGAAGGAGGGACGGACACAGGTAGGCAGAGCGAATACATCTCACCATGTTTACTGAATTTATCATAAAGGAGGTAGTGAGGGGAGGGAAGCACTTGAGAGTCAGGACCCACATTAGACACTGgggagagaaaaattaaattaaatcaatGGGAACATGGGGGAAGAGTCAGAGGGAGCCTTGCCCACCTTTCAACATCAAATCAAGAAATATGGGGGAAAGCAAAGGATcgggagagaggagagacagacacTGTCTTTAGTCCATCCTCCTCTCCCAGAGCTGGGAGTTAGGATGCTACTGAGGGAGCAGTTCAGAGCACAGGTTCTCCCATCCTATGCAAAGATGTTACTCCTCCACACATCCTCGTGGAAAGTGGCCAGGGTTGGCCTTAGCCAACAGAAATGAAgggcttggggggggggggtgtccagGAGTAAGGAAGGGTCAGGAGGGACCCCCAATACTGATTCTCCTCTGGCTGGTGGTAGGCAGGAAGGAGACACGGCTCAAATACTGAGcagccagaaaaagaagaagatggCGAGAAACAGGAAGAGGGAGTCCTGCCAGCTGGAGGCCGGGTGACCCTGTCCCAGATCCACACCTGTGGGAGAGAAGAGAGCTGTGAAAGAAGCATCCATTCATAGGCCAGGGGATTCAGAGGACTTGCTGGTAGCAGTTGAGGGCAGACTCTTACCTGTACCCCGACGGAACGGTTCATGGGTATTGAAGACCGTGGTGAAAAAGCCAAAGGGAAAAGCACCGACACCAAATGAGAAGTGAAAGCCCCCAGTATCGCCAAATGGCTGGAATCCCTAGGGAGGCGGAGAAGGTCAGTGGGGAACTGGGCAAGTCTTTGGCAAGGAAGGAACACAAATCAGACAAGACTCACCCCTCTGCTCTCTGGAGCGGGTCGCTggccctgggggcggggtggggtttTCAAtctgaggaagaggagagggactgTCAATATTCCCTCCTCTTCTACATCCCACTCCCTGGAAAGAAGTTTCCACTTTCCTTCAGTACCACCTCCCCTCTCTTACCTGGGATCCTGGGGCTTCTGGCTCCCTCGCCCATAGAGGGGGACAACATTTTCTCTGCTGATCCCAGCTTTGCACACTGGGCACTCTTGCCTCTCTGGCCGTGTCTCCagccactgggggaaaaaaatgtggtTTCCAGTACACAGAAGGGTTCTTCCAGCTCCTCAGACCTCCCCATCTCCCTCTTCATCTCCTCTGAGTACGCACCTGATGAAGACAGGGCCAACTGCAAGGGGGAAAAGAAAGGTCAAACCAGTTGAAACCAAACACAAAAGCGATACCTACCCAACCTCAAGAGTCCCACCTTGCTGTTACCAGGTATTACCTgctgtttcttttcatattttccacaacTCCTACCATGCCAGCCAATCTGGCCATCCTGCTTCTCTAACCTTCCAAAGCTACATCCATTCTCATCAGGCTCAACCctcacctctctcctctccccccaccgccacccccccaccccataca of Cervus canadensis isolate Bull #8, Minnesota chromosome 28, ASM1932006v1, whole genome shotgun sequence contains these proteins:
- the AGER gene encoding advanced glycosylation end product-specific receptor isoform X1 produces the protein MAAGAAVRAWMLVLSLWGAVTGDQNITARIGKPLVLNCKGAPKKPPQQLEWKLNTGRTEAWKVLSPQGDPWDSVARVLPNGSLLLPAVGIQDEGTFRCRATSRSGKETKSNYRVRVYQIPGKPEIVDPASELMAGVPSKVGTCVSEGGYPAGTLSWHLDGKTLIPDGKGVSVKEETKRHPETGLFTLHSELMVTPARGGALHSTFSCSFTPGLPRRRALHTAPIQLRVWSERQGGEGPSVGEHMSEYTVPLEEVQLVVEPEGGAVALGGTVTLTCEAPAQPPPQIHWIKDGRPLPLPPGPVLLLPEVGPEDQGTYSCVATHPSHGPQESSAVSISIIETGEEGTTAGSVEGPGLETLALTLGILGGLGTVALLIGVIMWHRRRQRRGQERKVPENQEEEEEERAELNQPEEPEAAESSTGGP
- the RNF5 gene encoding E3 ubiquitin-protein ligase RNF5, which produces MAAAEEEDGGPEGPNRERGGAGATFECNICLETAREAVVSVCGHLYCWPCLHQWLETRPERQECPVCKAGISRENVVPLYGRGSQKPQDPRLKTPPRPQGQRPAPESRGGFQPFGDTGGFHFSFGVGAFPFGFFTTVFNTHEPFRRGTGVDLGQGHPASSWQDSLFLFLAIFFFFWLLSI
- the AGER gene encoding advanced glycosylation end product-specific receptor isoform X2, which encodes MAAGAAVRAWMLVLSLWGAVTGDQNITARIGKPLVLNCKGAPKKPPQQLEWKLNTGRTEAWKVLSPQGDPWDSVARVLPNGSLLLPAVGIQDEGTFRCRATSRSGKETKSNYRVRVYQIPGKPEIVDPASELMAGVPSKVGTCVSEGGYPAGTLSWHLDGKTLIPDGKGVSVKEETKRHPETGLFTLHSELMVTPARGGALHSTFSCSFTPGLPRRRALHTAPIQLRVWSERQGGEGPSVDTVPLEEVQLVVEPEGGAVALGGTVTLTCEAPAQPPPQIHWIKDGRPLPLPPGPVLLLPEVGPEDQGTYSCVATHPSHGPQESSAVSISIIETGEEGTTAGSVEGPGLETLALTLGILGGLGTVALLIGVIMWHRRRQRRGQERKVPENQEEEEEERAELNQPEEPEAAESSTGGP
- the AGER gene encoding advanced glycosylation end product-specific receptor isoform X3, translated to MAAGAAVRAWMLVLSLWGAVTGDQNITARIGKPLVLNCKGAPKKPPQQLEWKLNTGRTEAWKVLSPQGDPWDSVARVLPNGSLLLPAVGIQDEGTFRCRATSRSGKETKSNYRVRVYQIPGKPEIVDPASELMAGVPSKVGTCVSEGGYPAGTLSWHLDGKTLIPDGKGVSVKEETKRHPETGLFTLHSELMVTPARGGALHSTFSCSFTPGLPRRRALHTAPIQLRVWSERQDTVPLEEVQLVVEPEGGAVALGGTVTLTCEAPAQPPPQIHWIKDGRPLPLPPGPVLLLPEVGPEDQGTYSCVATHPSHGPQESSAVSISIIETGEEGTTAGSVEGPGLETLALTLGILGGLGTVALLIGVIMWHRRRQRRGQERKVPENQEEEEEERAELNQPEEPEAAESSTGGP
- the PBX2 gene encoding pre-B-cell leukemia transcription factor 2, translating into MDERLLGPPPPGGGRGGLGLVGGEPGGPGEPPGGGDPGGGSGGVPGGRGKQDIGDILQQIMTITDQSLDEAQAKKHALNCHRMKPALFSVLCEIKEKTGLSIRSSQEEEPVDPQLMRLDNMLLAEGVAGPEKGGGSAAAAAAAAASGGGVSPDNSIEHSDYRSKLAQIRHIYHSELEKYEQACNEFTTHVMNLLREQSRTRPVAPKEMERMVSIIHRKFSAIQMQLKQSTCEAVMILRSRFLDARRKRRNFSKQATEVLNEYFYSHLSNPYPSEEAKEELAKKCGITVSQVSNWFGNKRIRYKKNIGKFQEEANIYAVKTAVSVTQGGHSRTSSPTPPSSAGSGGSFNLSGSGDMFLGMPGLNGDSYSASQVESLRHSMGPGGYGDNLGGGQMYSPREMRANGGWQEAVTPSSVTSPTEGPGSVHSDTSN